The DNA window AGATCTTATACTGAattgctttgaaaatgaaaagcagaagaCAGGTCTCAGTTTATTCCCTGGCTGCCTATATGACAACCAAACGACCCTAGCTTTTTTATAGCAAACATGGCTCCTATCCCTATTTCATTTCGTTTTCCTACTGCATGATTAACACCTCTTAGACATTGATGAAGAGGAGTCTGTGTCTCTATggtatcttttttaatataaagatttatttattcatttgagggagagagcatgagtatggtggtgaggggcagagggagagggagaagcagactccctactgatcagggagcccaattcggggcttgatcccacgacctggggatcacaacatgagcccaaggaagacacttaaccaactgagccacccagggaccccctctATGGTATCTTTAATGTTTTTGCATAACCTCCTTCCTGATATGGTCACTTCAGGGAGTAGACTTTCTGACCACACAGGATGTGGTCAGCGTGGATCAGGAGGCAGACAGGGGCACGTGCTTGGACAATGTTCAGCCTGGTTTCAGAGCGAATGACAACACTTTCCAGAGTGTCCAGAGAGGCTTTGCAACTGCTCTGGGGTCCGTGCTCGTAGTCAGCTTCTCTGTCCAGCTCCAGGAACCTCTCGTTCAGAGTGCAGCTGGTGGGACAAGTGTTCCATTAGCAGTTTGCCAACCAGACGCTATTTTGTCCCCCAAGGAACTTCTGGTAATGCGCAGAGACTGTTTCAGTGGCCCCGACTAGAGGGCGCAACGGGCATCTAGTGGGGgaaaggccagggatgctgcccTGAACACAAAGGCAAGTCCCCCACCACAAGGAGTTGCCTTGAACAAAGTGTCCACGGTGCTGAGATTGAGAAACCCAGCCTCACACAGGAAAAATCGATCTCACATTGCTTTGCGACAGATGTGCAAATAGAGGCCCCAGGGATCTTCAAAGAAGGGAGACCATGCTGGGTCTGGTAGCCCAGCGCTCTGCCTCGTTCCCAGGGGGAATGTCGAAGAGCGGAGAGCAGGCAGCGCGCGCTGCTGGGTTGGGATCGAGACAGAAGGGGCAGGCACGTGCCGCGGACCCCGAGCACCTTGATCCCGCAGGGTTCCAGGTCGCTGGTGGAGAAGCAGGGGACAACCGAGAGGGCTGGGCAGGTGAGGTGGGGCGTGAGGAGTTCAGGCGGGGGAGTTGCACTTTATCCTGCGGACGGAAGGAGCCGGGGAGGGCTCCGAGATTGGGAGGGGCTGGACAGGGCTGCAAAATCATTAATCAGTAAACGGGATGGACTTCGGGGAAGGAGGGCCTCGAGAAGCCGGGCTATGCATTGGAGACCATCGCCCCAGCCCAGCATAGGGAACATGAGTCTGAGCCGGAACGGTGTCTGGGAAGAGAGCGGGGGTTGGAAAACCGAAGCAAGCCCAAGAAAGAGCGAGCTGCCTGCGAGATAGCTAGACCGGGCGAGTGAAGGAAAAGATCCCGCAACTACCCCGCTGGGGATCGCGGCAGGCTGAGGGCAGCGGCGATGACCCCGAGAAACTGGAAAGCCCCAAAGAGGCTTGCCCTGAGGACGTGGCAAAACTCTTCCTCCTTAGCCTATAAACTGTTGCTCCTTAAACTTGGCTGCCATTGAAGGAGGAGCTCTTGGGGGAGAATTACCAAATCTGTTTTTGAAATGCCTGTGGTATGATTGCGATGACACTCCCTCCAGGATTCTTAAATGGACCGATCCAAACATTTCTGTGAAAGAGTGATGAGCCAGGAAAAGCCAAGGCAATTTTGAAAACAAGTGTGGAGGGCACCTGCCCTACCAGGGGTTAAGACCTAGAACGAGGCTAAGCAATGAACACTGACGTGCAAAGGACCTAACAAGTAGAAACGTGGAACCGAACAGGCGCCCAGAAATAGCGCCTGCTCGGGCATGCGCTCTGTGAAGTGatgcccctgcccaccccccaccccctcagtgGGCAGAACGGAATCGTCAAGAAGTCATCTAGACAATGTATTTgtcccggggcggggcggggatcCGTGTGAAAACAGATCCAGTGTAGGTTTAACCCAGACAGCTAAaatacctaaatgtaaaatacaaacgTTTTTTACAAAAGGCAATATAGAAAGATATCTTTctgtttgctcttttgtttttatttttgaaacttttgtgatttaaaaatcatttttgatgGCTATGATGAAATGCTAGTTAAAAATGTAcacaattttataatataattgcaGTAATACAATAGGTATGCACTTTAACCCGggtgttgttttttaaagctacCTTTTATTGAACAAATACTACTTGCGAGATGCTGTGCTAAGAGGTTAGAGGGAGGATGAATAAGCTGTCCAAGGTCAAGAGCAAGCACCAAGTGGGATTTTACTTGGAACACAGGTatctctgactccagagcctatGCTCTTAACTCTCTTGAAGACAAACACGCAGATATGAAAATAACCTCTGGTTAGGAACTAGCTGAAATTATGGGGGATactctttcaagattttaatgctctaatattgttttcattactttttttttttaagattttatttatttatttgtaagagagagagagagtgagagcgagcacaggcagacagagtggaaggcagagtcagagggagaagcaggctccctgcggagcaaggagcccgatgtgggactcgatcccaggacgctgggatcatgacctgagcagaaggcagctgcttaaccaactgagccacccaggcgtcccgttttcattactttttttaaaaaatcatcctatTGGGGATATGGTGGGAAATTTGCTAGTTGCTAAAGGTGTAAATGTATTCAAAATGGTCAGTTAGACAAGCTTTTCCCAAAGTGTGTTTCTTGGAATATGAATCTCGAGTAGTGCCTCATGAACACagaatctgtaaaaaaaataagttttataaaagttatattcTATAACCTCCACTAGGAAATTACAGTATAAAGCAGATTAAAAACTTGAGTATGGGAGGAAACAGGTTTAACTTTAAGGCATCTCCATAAAGCCTCTGGCCATTGAACATTTTTGTCCCATATCTATTAAGATGCAGAAAATAAGATAGGGGACAATCTCCAAAGAATAAATGAGTTGCATGGAGAGCAGTAGTGTCAGGATCTATGGATGCTGAGAAACTTCTTTCTTAGCTTTTGTGTTGTGGCAGTGAATACAAGAGCCTATAGATACTATAAGTAGGAGAAAGAATATAGACCGTCAAAGCCAGAAGTTAAAAGAAACTGCAAATCATGTCTGTACTGAAGAGTCACATATGCCCCCAGCCCACCTTCACAAACTTAAACAACTTGTTAGGGTTGCGTCTCATTGTTCATTTCGCTCCACATTCCCTCCCATAGCTGTGGGAACGCACACCAAGAGTCAGCCTGTGAAATAGTTAAGAGTATGGGCTTAGCCAGAAACCCCTGGGTTTCAATTCCAGCCCGGTAACTTCCAGGCTGTGTGACCATGGGTAAGGTGCTTAAACTCTAAGCTTAGTTTCCTGGAAAAGCCTATAAATGGAGATGACAATAGGAATTCACATGGGTTatttctttcactcaacaaataGCCACAGTTGCTGTTCCACGCACTCGGAGATGGAACAGAGAACAAAGTTTGACAAAGTCCCTGCCTTGCAGGACTTTAcaagtgtgtgttggggggaggggtaggcagcagaaaagagacaaataaataaatatgtaaataacctCACTGTGGGAGAGAGATGGGGCACTCAGGGAAAGCTGGTGAAGGAGGGGCATTTGAACGGGGATCTCAGTGAGGAGAAGCCAGCCACTGGGAACTAgggagaaaaactgaatgggCAGAAACCGAACGCCACCAAGCTCAGGAGGTGGCACCGCTGACATGGTCATTGGGAGGCTGAAGGGGTGTAGGAGTGGTAAGGAAATCCCAAACCTCAGTAAACAGGGACCAGCGAAGCTTTGGTGTTTGACATGGGGGAACACAGGGTGTGAGAGAGGGTGAGGGTTCAGTGCCAGAGACCCAGGGTCAGAGGCCATGAAGGGGACTGTGGTTCTGGGAGTCAAAGTGGACCAGATTTTCAAAGAGGAGGGAGCAGTTGAGTCAGTGAAGACTGGGAAAGGCTCCGGGCTTGAATAGCTTTTGAAAGGTCTCTTTTTACTCTCAGCTCTCCCTGAGCTGGGGGAGGACAAGGGTCAAGCAGAGGTGGGCAAGTCTTGCCAACAGAGGCCTCGAAGAGTGACTCTGCCTTCTCACAATGGACATCGGCTTTGAGAAATCTACtgaatagggacacctgggtggcttagttggttgagtgtggGACTCTGGATTTTGGGTCATGTCGTGATTtggggtggtgatctcagggttgtgagattgagccctgcaggggTAGGGGGAGCTCCACATTCagttgaggggtggggagaggattctgcttgggattcttctctctctcttcctctgtccctccccctgctcctgtgctctctcagCCCTGACCTTCTTCCGTTCTCCGTGTAATTATGTCAATATTTTTAGTTGGTTATCTTTATAGATTTATTATTCCTTTAGATAACTTCTTATTCTGCCAAGCAGGGGCAGTACTTCCTGACTTTGCACTTTGTAAGATAAAGATATTTGTGCCCCACTCTTTCCTTcaattcttttctacttttctctccCCAAACatggtttaatttaatttaattttaaaagatttatttatttgacaggcagagaccacaagtaggcagagaggcaggcagagagagcagaagaagcagactccccgctgagcagagagcccgatcagggatcaatcccaggaccctgggaccatgacccgagccgaaggcagaggctttaacccactgagccacccaggcgcccaattttaCAAATAACCAAACATGGTTATTAATTTTGCAATCTTCTTTGTCGACATGAGACCTTTTTTTTTAGGTCTAAATTATATACAGTAAAGGGTAATGATCTCAAGTGTATATTGTGATGCATTTTTGCTTGTGTGTACATCTGTGAAACCACCACCTagacaaaaaaatagaacatttccagCAACCAGTAGGGTCTCTTGTACTCCCACCCCAGTTACTATGCCTCCTGAGACCACTACTTAGACCTCTACCATCTCTATAGAtcatttttccccattctttaatttgtagaaacaaaatcaaacagtatatactcttgtgtctggcttccgtCACTCATCattaaagattaaagattaaTCTGttttgttgcatgtatcagtttattatttttttttattgctgtgtgaTACTCTATTGTGGGAATGTATCACAATTTACAGCATGGGTTTAGAGCACCTGAGATTgagtctggcatcgggctctctgctcagctgggagcctgcttctccctcttcctctgctgcttgtgctctctctctctgtccaataaataaaataaaaaatcttaaacaaataaacaacatgggtttgaactgtgcaggtccacctatatgaggatttttttccaataaatatatgtacagtGCTGTaaagatattttctcttccttgtgattttctcttttttaataaagattttatttttaagtaatctctacacccagcatagggctcaaacttacaaaagtcacatgctccaccgactgagccagccaggtgtccctttatgattttttattttgtttttatttttattttttattaacatgtaatgtattatttgtttcaggagtacaggtctgtgattcatcagtcttacacaattcgcaGTTTACCATAgtataccttccccaatgtcccagccaccccatccttcctaccccccctccattccagcaaccctcagtttatttcctatggttaagagtcccTTTGatttgtctccctgtctggtttcatcttgtttcatttttttcttctcttcccccatgatcctctgccttgtctCTCATATTCCACGTATCAGGGGAATCATAtgatctgtctttctctgactaacttattttgcttagtctGAGCTTGTCCTTTCAATGGTTTCTTTTGACcaatggaaatatttaattttaagaaagtccaatttatcaatttttaaattcatgggTGGTGCTTTTGTGTCCTattttgcctgtctttttttcttttttaagattttacttattaatttgacagacagaacacaagtaggcagagaggcagacagagggagaggaagaaacaggctccttgctgagcagagagcccgatgtgggactcgatcccaggaccttgagatcatgatctgagctgaaggcagccgcttaaccaactgacccacccaggcaccccagatgtttGCCTATCTTAAAGTCATAAAGATCtacttctctgttttcctctaaaaacGTTGTTTTAACTTTCACACTTAGGTGTTTTTGGATGATGTGAAGGAGGGGTCAAAGTCCTTTTTTTATccaccaaaggaaaaaacatcCTTTGAAAAAAACATCCTTTTTCCCATAAATTGTAGTGGAGTCTTTTGTCATAAACCAGATGACCATACATTTGTGGATCTgttaataaattttgtttttttaattaagtgctagtaagtataaaaaatttttttttttaaagattttatttatttgacacagagagagagagagatcacaagtaggcagagcagcaggcagagacagaggagaagcaggctccctgctgagcagagagcctgactcagggctcgatcccaggaccctgaaatcatgacccgagccgaaggcagaggcttaacccactgagctacccaggtgcccaaagtgttttaaaaatattacacattCTTCACAAAGATTTTGAAGAAGCATCGCTGAGGGTAGGATCTGGGCAGCTATTTTTAACAACTACTCAAAAGATTGAAGTAAACACTGAGGAAAGCTACTGAATCACTTTTAATTTAAGACTGACTATGAGGCCAACACGAGTCAAATGTCCCTGGAGCCTTTTTGggtatccatttttcttttgttaagatCCCTTCCTAACGTCCCAGTTTCGTGACATAATTTTTGAAATCAAATTTAAACAGCCCTAAAGTATACCATTAATTACATTCTGCTTTAACTATAATGTTAATTGGTCCACGTCTGCTAGCATGACACCTTTCACTGGAAATAGTAAAGTTGACTAGGCAAAGCCAACCTCCTAATTCAAAATTTTTGCTAATTAAGTAAAAACTTGTTTGGTGTCTATATCCTGGTTGAGGTAAGCCTAACGATACCTAGAATTATCTGGTCTAGTCTCTCATCCATGCAGAAGAATGACTACTTTTTAGCTACATGTTAGATACTCTAAGTCTAAGAAAATGCCATTCTTCTGCATGAGTGGGAGCCTAGACCACATAATTCTAGATACATTAAAGCCATTTAGATCCAAACGAAGAAGCCCATATCTCCTGCCCCTCAGTCCTGGACTTCAGCTCAGGGGACTCTGCCCTCTCTTTCCACTTTAGCACTGGGCCCTGCAGAAATTGCCCTCACAGTCATCATGACCTTGCTTGCCCTGGGCTCAGTCATCATCTTCCTGGAGGATGCGGTCTACCTGTACAAGAACACCCGGTGTCCCATCAAGAGGACCACCCTGCTCTGGAGCAGCTCTGCACCCACGGTGAGGGCCTTGTAGCTGCCCTTTGGGAGGGACTAAACAAGACTAAACAATTAGAGGAAATTTGAGAATTCCTCTAAACTCAGCAGTCCAAGTGAGCAGAGGGTTGCCTGCTTCTACGCACTTAGAATGGGGGGTTGTAATTTCCGATTGCAGTCAGGTCCCCGTGCTTGGAAAGCCAACAATTAGTGGGACAGCGAGTTTGAATTCTTAGAGCCAGGAGACAGGTAGAGAAACTGCTCAGCCCACCAGCATCCCTACTCACTACTTCTGGCCACAGTATTACTGTTAAAAGAAATATCCCTGCCTGTAGAGGAAAGCAGTGGTTCCtcagaggggaaagaaggaaactaTTTTTTCCCCATAGGGACATACTCAGCTCAACCCTTATATTGTAGACCTTTTTAACTCACCCTCACAGACATTATATAGGTCTctggcttgctcccaggacctaAGACTGGACTTCCGTTTCTTtgtaaggtgtgtgtgtgtgtgtgtgtgtgtgtgtgtgtgtgtgtgtgtgtgtgtgtNNNNNNNNNNCTGGGGTGCAGAATGGAGCCCTTGAGGTCCTTTTCTAGCAGAGGACACCTGCCTGGGCCATCTCAAGTCATCAGAGATGCTCTAGTAACATGCGATGTTGAAAGGGAAGGGTTGGATCTTGACCCAATTCTTCCTAAGGATGAACTTACCTACACTACTTCAGGGGTATAGGATGAGATAATCTTCAAACAGGCACCAGACTTAAGGTGACCTGCTGTCTCTAACCCTAGATAGAGAAGGAAATGaccactgaattaaaaaaaaaaaaacaacttaaaaaattagttcacttttaaaaattaactatttttccAGCCAACCATTGGAAGTAATGACACCCCAACTGTTCAGATTTTGCTTCCTTGAGCCCTTGCCATAaaatttttgagagagtgagcacaaagaCTCCCTTCTCGCCGCAAACAGCTTCTCGCTCCTCTCCAAGCAGGTCGTGTCTGTGTTCTGCTGTTTTGGTCTTTGGATCCCTCGTTCACTCATGCTCGTGGAAATGGCCATCACCTCGTGAGTGTCCTGCCCCACCTGCAGCTCTGAGCTGGTCACCCTTTTGCTCCCCACtcacccaggacccaggactcCGGggtccacattttcttttaaccCATATCCCTTCCATAAATCCCTGCAAACCAATCGATCGTGAATCTAGCCCCTTTCAACTTGTGCTAATCAGGTCCCTTGAACTTCTGGTTCTGTTCATCCTCAGTCAACCATTTTGTTCCTATAGGCCCCAATTCccctcttcctcagccctggaccctctcctctctctccctcttgctgggTCACATATTCTGAATACCTGGTCCCTACTGTGTCCCCCTCAGTGAGCCCCACCTCTGTTGCACCCTTTGTAGTCAGGTATCCCCTCAGCAGGCTGCCACTTCCCCTCTGTGAGGCTCACCTCTGTTCCCACTCCAGGTTTTACGCAGTATACTTCTACCTGCTGATGAGGGTCATGGTGGAAGGTTTTGGTGGGAAGGAGGCAGTAGTGCGGACACTGAAGGACACTCCGATGATGGTCCACACAggcccctgctgctgctgctgcccctgctgccccccactcatgctcaccaGGTGAGGTGGGAGTGAGAGGCTTCCTCAAGGAACAGGTTAGCCTCTTCCCGCATTTCCCCAAGagcctctctggctctctcagcCCTGTTTCAAGTCTCTTGGAATCAGGCAGGTATGGAACAAAGCCAGTGATGAGAGGGTGGGCATCTCACAGCCACCACCCACACAGGGgtgaggagagcagaggaaggagaactcCAATTTCCATCCCTTCAGCTCACTGCTGCCCACACACTTGGGCACTTGGAGCTAAGTGGACTTTGGGCTACTTACTTGTCCCTTTTGCCCATTTTGGTTAATGAGATTGGGGTCAACATTTTGATAGATCTTGCCCAAAAGGCAGCATTCTGGTCTGGGGGGAATGAGTGGGAGACAAGAAGAGAGTTTCCAATGCTCTCAACATTCTGGCTTCTTTCTATGTCCCCATCCATCTAGCCATTTTGGTGTCTATTATGGCAGCCAAGCCTCAGCTCAGGAGCACAGTGAGGGACCTGGAAGGTGTTCTTGAGGTAGGCAGTTTGTGGGTTCATGTTCCTAACCCTCTTCTTCCTTCAGGAAGAAGCTTCAGCTGCTGATGTTGGGCCCGTTCCAGTATGCCTTCTTCAAGATAACTCTGAGCCTCGTGGGCCTATTTCTCATCCCTGATGGCATCTTTGACCCAGCAGACGTAAGCCAGGAGTTAGAGGCAGCAAAGTCTAAGACTCACTTAGTACCTCTGAGCTCTAGAAGGAAGAGCTGGAGCCAACATCTGCTGCAACAGGGCCCCACAGGCAGGGTAGCCGCAGCAACAGTGTGGCCATGGAAAAGTAGAGGCTTGGAGactggtggggagaggagagtggAACAGGCCAAGACTTtgggggccttttttttttttaattacctttccCACtatggaagaggagaaataaaagcagGAGAAAAGGCTCACCTCCCTCACTACTTTTTGATCTGCCACCAGATTTCTGAGGAAAGCACAGCTCTGTGGATCAACACTGTCCTCGGTGTGTCTACCCTGTTGGCTCTCTGGGCCCTGGCCATCATTTTCCGTCAAGCCAAGATGCACCTGGGCGAGCAGAATATAGGAGCCAAATTTGTCCTCTTTCAGGTAACTATACCCTGGGAAAGAAAAGCTGGTTAATATTAGAGCTACCAACAATGGGGATTAGGAACTGGGACTAATAAAGACCAAAAGTGGGTCTGGGAATCTTCTTAAGCCTAGGTTTCCTATGAGATTTAGAAAATGATTCCTGTCCCTTCCCAGATTTGGCTTTTCTGTGCTGTAATAGCTTCCTAGCACCGCCCTCAAAAAGgatcacaaactgggtggcttaaaaccacaaaaatttgtctcacagttctggaggctagaagtccaaaatcaagaaaGGGGTCAGCCAGGCCACGCTCCCTCTGAAACCTATAGGGGAgaattcttccttgcctcttcctaacTTCTGGTGGTTGGCCAGCAATCACCAGCTAGCAGCTGCATCATGGATTTTGTCTCTGTATGACATGGCACGTGCTGTGTGTCTTCtgtctcttttccccttctttgaaGGACAACAGTATATGGGAATAAGGACCCTCCAGTACGATGTCATCTTAATGATACCTAATCAGTTAACCAAAATGATGatgtatttccaaataagatcacattccaaataagatcatattTAAGATCACTTCAAAATATTACTTTAGGGACCCACTTCAACTCTTAAAACATGTATTATCAGCCTTAAAATCTTCTACCTTTACCTTTTCCTACCCAATACTTTCTAAAGCTCCATAATTAATCACTACCAGGAGCATCAGCATTATCATAGTCGTGAACTACTTTCACCACATGTTTGGGACTTTTCATACATTTACATCTAAATTTTCACATTCATCTTAGGAGTCATTATTATTCCTATTGTGtaaatgaggcccagagatgtcTTCGGGCTTGCTCGAAGGCATGTAGTTATGGGGCCAGAATTTTGAAGTCTAGATCTAACTCTCAAATCCAATTCCTCCTTCTCATCACACTGCCTCTTCACCTGCACACCTCTCTCGAAGTTCTCTGCAAGGcacattttttcacttttacacTTTCCATTTTCTAAAGCCTAGAGAACTTCCACCAAATGCAATGATTTCTAGCCcaatcttgttttccttctctctccactctttctgtctcctcGCTAGGCCCTTTTCCTATTCCCACAGCATAGTGACTGCTTTGTAGTTAACAGTGTGATTTCACATAAATTCTCATTTGATCTAAGCAGATGCCTCCAAGATGTGGGTTTCTGGGTGCATGGTAGGTAGAATTGAAGACGAGATGGGCCAGAAGAGCCTGAAATGAGTCAGGGGCTGAAAGGGCAGAAAGGATCTGGGCCACAGAAGCATTTAGGGTCATGCCATAGGCTAAAAGCTCTGTGACTGCCGGGCCTGCCCGTGACTATCAGGGGCCACCTGCCCTGAAGAGGCTGATTCTCCAGAAAAGAGCACTTGGAGGGACAGGTGTTGATGAAGCCTCTGgacagagattttctttttcttctttttttcctcattgtatcaaaatatacataaaatttaccattttaactactTTTAAGTGTAGAGTTCAGTGGCATTATgtgcattcacattgttgtgcaatcatcaccaccatccatttccagactTTTTTCGCCTTCCATGTAGAGACTCTGTACCTATTGAACATTAAttcccctttccccttttcccccagggcctggcactgtAGAGATTTTTCAAAGGGTGCTTTCCTTCATGGCCAATTGCCCATCATTTTAGGAGCAGGGAATCTCAGGTCCTTGAGCCAGATGGAAATGGTTTTCTCTAACCATCCATCTTGTTCATCCACTGAGTGCTCATTAGTAGCCATGGCTGAGATAGGGAAATAAACATGGACCCCCAATCAGTTCTTGTTTCTTGTCACATCTCATAAAATATTGGGTAGAAGACAAGATTATAATTTGCCTAAGGATTACAATTCCACAAAACCTTACTTAAGTGAGTTTCAACCCTCTGTAACTGCCAGATCAAAAGGTCAGCTGAATGCACCGTGGAAGGCCAAGCACAGCGGTGCACCGACTGGCCTCAGTGCCACGGGTGCTGGGCCTCTcctgcccttgcttctcttctgTTCTGCAGGTGCTCCTCATCCTGACTGCCCTGCAGCCATCCATCTTCTCAGTCTTGGCCAACAGTGGGCAGATTGCTTGTTCACCTcccttttcctctaaaatcaggtcTCAAGGTGAGCACAGAAGAGTTCCTCTCTCATTCCAGAATGGGTGAGAAGGGTGGGTCAGGGAAAAGAGGACCTTAGAACAGAGGTTGGGCCAGCCTGGCTTCTGCTCAGAATATTCAGAAAGGGGATCTCCGAGAAGTCTTGGTGGGGTTTTAAGGAGATGGTGACTTCTCTGACAACACAGAGGAGAGCTGCAATCCCACAGCTTGAGGCCAACCCAGGAAGGCACAGGTTCAATTGCCAGCTTCTGGGAGAGGAATGGGTGTGATCTGAAAGCAGGTCATGCTgataggggcgccggggtggttcagttggttaagcacatTTGACCCTCGAtgtctgcttgggtcatgatctcagggttgaagactcgagctccacatcaggctccatactaagcatggaacctgcttggggttctctctgtccctctgcccctccccactgcttactctctctttcaaaaaaaaaaaaaaaaaaaggaacgtcATGCTCataaaacatgcaaaagaaatgGGGTTTAATGCTAGTCTCATATTGCAGAAGGTGGAGAGTCAAGTTCCAGTTTTGGCTTTACCATTAATCTGCTACTTTACTTATGACAACTTAATATCTCTAGACATGGTTTGAGGACAAATTGGAGAAAGTTTTGCTGAACTCACATGCAGGGCTGCTAGTGGGATACCATCCCTACAATTTAGGATAACTTACATTATATTT is part of the Mustela nigripes isolate SB6536 chromosome 2, MUSNIG.SB6536, whole genome shotgun sequence genome and encodes:
- the SLC51A gene encoding organic solute transporter subunit alpha — protein: MEPDRTQIKLDPRYTADLLELLKTNYSISSACFSHAPTAAQLLRALGPAEIALTVIMTLLALGSVIIFLEDAVYLYKNTRCPIKRTTLLWSSSAPTVVSVFCCFGLWIPRSLMLVEMAITSFYAVYFYLLMRVMVEGFGGKEAVVRTLKDTPMMVHTGPCCCCCPCCPPLMLTRKKLQLLMLGPFQYAFFKITLSLVGLFLIPDGIFDPADISEESTALWINTVLGVSTLLALWALAIIFRQAKMHLGEQNIGAKFVLFQVLLILTALQPSIFSVLANSGQIACSPPFSSKIRSQVMNCHLLVLETFLMTVLTRIYYRRKDNKVGYEPFSSSDLDLTSNSKVDIERDTVHIKWSQDFLIAPQP